DNA from Deltaproteobacteria bacterium:
TTACTGAGAGCGTATCCCAAGAGCCCGCGCCGCGGCGGCGAGAACCGCCGAGGGCGCCGGCTAAAGTCCTGCGGCTACAACCGTTCGCATCACCTCGGCGCAGCGGTCGAGCTGCGGCAGCACCTTGCTGGCTGGGGCGGAGGGCATCGCGAAGATGACCCGATTGGCGCCGGCGGCGCGATAGGAGCGGATCAGCTCGGCATCGGGCGGCACACCATATAGCGACACCGTCAGTGAGCGCGGGTTGCGCCCACCCGCTTTAGCGAGCGCGTGCAGTTGGGCGATCTCCTTTTTCAGATCACCGGCACGGCCGGGAATCGGCATCCAGCCGTCACAGTATCGCACCACGCGCCGCAGCGCCTTTTCGCCATGGCCGCCCAGGTAGATCGGCGGATGCGGCTTCTGCACCGGCTTCGGCCACGACCACAGCGGATCGAAGTCGACCAGCTCGCCATGGTACTCGGGTGCGTCCTGCGACCAGATCGCCTTCATGGCCTCGACCGACTCGCGCAGCCGCCGCCAGCGGGTCGAGAAGTCGGTGCCGTGGTTTGCCATTTCTTCGGCATTCCAGCCGCCGCCGATGCCGAACAGCACGCGCCCACCCGAGAGGGTGTCGAGGCTAGCGATCTCCTTGGCGAGCGTGATGACGTCGCGTTCGATCACCAGACAGACGCCACTGGCGATCTTGATCGTCTTGGTCACCGCCGCGGCCATCGCCAGGGAGATGAACAGATCGTAAGTGTGCCAGTATTCCTTGGGCAGCTCGGCACCACCCGGCCACGGGCTGCGCCGGCTGGCGGGTATATGCGTGTGCTCGGGAAACCACAGCGACTCGAAGCCGCGCTCCTCGGCCGCGCGTGCCAACTCCGCCGGCGCCATCGCATAGTCGGTTGCGAACATCACCACGCCGAAATCCATTGCTCACTCCTCGGTTGGAATGGCGCATCTTTACCTTGGAACGCGCGCCACCGGAAGCGTGATTGTGTGGAACGCGATCTCCGAGCGCGTTCTGGCACGCGGGGCCGAGGCGCGTGTGGCGCCGGGCTCGACGCCTGAGCGGCGACGGCGCAGAGGCCGCCACTGTCCTCCCCGGTGGACACCTCCGCTGCGAGGTGTCTCCTCCAGTGCACAGCCGGCCCGCGCACTCCCGCGGCAATCGCCCCATCCGCACCCGGCACGCCCCTTGCCAAGGACTTGCCCGGGGCTTGCTGAGGATTAGCTACCAAATGATCGGGTACCGAGCGACTCACCA
Protein-coding regions in this window:
- a CDS encoding LLM class F420-dependent oxidoreductase; its protein translation is MDFGVVMFATDYAMAPAELARAAEERGFESLWFPEHTHIPASRRSPWPGGAELPKEYWHTYDLFISLAMAAAVTKTIKIASGVCLVIERDVITLAKEIASLDTLSGGRVLFGIGGGWNAEEMANHGTDFSTRWRRLRESVEAMKAIWSQDAPEYHGELVDFDPLWSWPKPVQKPHPPIYLGGHGEKALRRVVRYCDGWMPIPGRAGDLKKEIAQLHALAKAGGRNPRSLTVSLYGVPPDAELIRSYRAAGANRVIFAMPSAPASKVLPQLDRCAEVMRTVVAAGL